The Anaerolineae bacterium genome segment CGTATCGGCCCGGGACTGCTCTACCTGCAGTTCCCCTGGCGCTGGCAGTTGATAGTGAGCCTGGGCACCGCCGGCCTGATAGGCGCTGGCCTCGCCGCCACAGCGCCGGCCGCACGGGTGTCCCCTCTCTGGCGGGCCGGCGCCGGCACATACGCCCTGCTCATCGCCGCCGGCCTGGCGCTGACATCGCTCCTTGCCCTGCCCCATGACCCCCTGCCATACCCCTTTGACTCCCGCCCCCTGCAGGAGTCTGATGTGAACCTGGAGGGCATGGCGGCCTATGAACAGCAGTTATTCCTGGCGGCGCGGGAATGGCGCGACCCCTGGATTTTCGAATCGGTGCCGGCCTGGGTGGCAGTGTCGGCCGATGAGCTGATCTTGCCGGCGCCCCCGCCTCCGGAGGCCAGCCCTCCGCCCACCATCGCCGGCCTGGTCGTCGAGCGCCATGCGCCGGCGGAACTGCGCCTCCGGCTCACGGCCCTGCGCCCGACCGCCCTGCGCCTGCACAGCTTTTACTTCCCCGGCTGGCAGGCTTGGGTAGATGGCCGGCCGACAGAAGTGTATCCCAGCACGCCGATGGGACTGCTGACGGTGGATATACCGGCCGGCGAGCATGTGGTGACGTTTCGCTTCGGCCCAACCCCGGTGCGCCGGCTGGGGACGTGGGTATCCCTGCTGACGCTGGCCGCCGGCCTCGGACTGCTGATCTGGCGGCGAGAGTGGCGGCTCCTGCTGGCCCTGGCACTCCTCACCGGCATCATCACCGGCAGTGCCCTCTGGCGCAGCCGAGAGAGCACCGTCGTGACGCCCGCTCCGCTTTGGGCCAATTTCGCCGATCAGTTCGCGCTGGCCGGCGTGGAAGCGTATGCCTCCCCCGCCGGCAGTGAGATCACCCTGCGGCTGTGGTGGATCAGCCTGGCCCAGCCGTCGCGGGATTATAAGTTCTTCGTGCATGTAGAGGATGCCGCCGGCCATCGCTGGGCACAGGAGGACCGCCAGCCGGTCTTCAACGCCTCGCCGACCACCCGTTGGGGGGAGAATGAGCTGGTCTGGGAATATTACCGCATCCCCCTGCCGGCGGATGCCCCGGCCGGCGAGTACACCCTCTACGCCGGCGTCTATGATGTCGAGACGCGGGCCAACCTCGATCTGCTGGACGCGGCCGGCAATCCCCAGGGCCAGCGCGTCATCGTGGGAAGCGTGCAGGTGGTCAAACCGTGAGCGGTAAGGAGAAAGGCGGATGTTCTTTGCGCTGACAGCACTGATCCTGATAGGCACCTGGTTCGGCCTGTGGTGGGCGCGCCGCCGCGGCCGGCTCTCCGAGGACCTGGACCGCGACGTCCTCTACCTGGCTGTGATCGCACTGCTGGCCATCGGCTTTTTCTGGCGCCCTCTGCTGGCCGGCGACGTGTGGATGCCGGCGGACGGCGGCGACCTGGCCTCGTTCCTCTACCCCACCTACCGCTTTGCCGCCGACTCCCTGCGCCAGGGCATCCTGCCGCTGTGGAACCCGCACCTGTACGGCGGGATGCCCTTCATCGGGGACATTCAGTCGGGCCTGCTCTATCCGGTGTACCTGTTGTTCTATGCCATGACGCCGGCCTTCACCTATCGCCATCTCGAATGGCTGGCGACCTTCCACTTTTTCCTGGCCGGCGCCGCGATGTATCTCTTCCTGCGCTTCATGCGCCGGCGCGAGCATCCCGAAGGACGCCTGCGCCGGCTGGCCTGCCTGGCCGGCGCGGTGGCTTTCATGTTCTCTGACTTTTTCATCGTGCACTTCGGCAATCTGAACATGATTGCCGTGGCGGCCTGGATGCCGCTGGTGTTCCTGCTGTTCCACCGCTCTCTGGAGGACCGCCGGCCGGCGCTGGCCGCCTGGAGCGGGCTGACGCTGGGGGTCGCCACGCTGGCCGGCCATATCCAGATCACCCTCTTTATCGCGCTCGTGCTGGCTTTCTGGGCCGTGTGGGCAATGGGTTCCCGTTGGCGCAGGAAAGGCGTGTGGCGGGACATTCTCGCGCCGGCGCTGTACCTGGTCCTTACCGGCGCGGTCGCCTTCGGCCTCAGCGCGCCGGTCTTGCTCCCGTCCCTGTACCATGCCGGCTTCACCCAGCGCACCGCCTGGAGCTACAGCCAGACAGTGCAGTACTCTTTCGCGCCCGGTCAGTTCATCAGCCTGCTGGTGCCGACCTTTTTCGGGCGCGGGCCGGCCCTGCACTGGGGCATGTGGGACCGTGTGGAGACGGGCTACATCGGCATCCTGCCGCTCCTGCTGGCCGCCGCCGGCGTCATCCTGCGCCGGGAGCGCCTGGGGCGCTTCCTGCTGGCGCTGGCGGCCGGCGGTTTCATCGTGGCCATGGGATTGTACGCCCTGCTCCACGGCTGGCTCTATCAACTGGTGCCCGGCATGGGACAGATGCGGGCGCCGGCGCGCTTCATCGTCATGTTCGATTTCGCCGTGGCCGGCCTGTGTGCCCTCGGGTTGGACGCGCTCCTGCGGCCCCTGCCGCGCCGGCACAGGGCGGTGCTGGCGCGCTGGTGGCGCGTCCTGTCCTGGTTGGGCCTGGCGGCAGTGTTCGCCGTCTGGTGCGTGGTGTACCTGGCCCTCCTGCTGAGCCAGGACAAGGACCCCACCATTTTCCTGCGCCTGTCGGTCTCCGCCAACGGCGCCGGCCTGTTCGCGGTGTTCACGTTGGGGAGCCTGGCGCTGTTCGCCGCGCGCCGCTACGGCCGCATCCGGCCGGCAACCCTGGGCGTGCTGGCCGTCGCGCTCATCTTCTTCGACCTCAGCAGTACGGGGAGCTACATTGACCTGGGGACGAAGGACCCGACCAGCACCTTCCATCATCCGGAAATCATCGCTTTTCTGAAAAGCGACCCTTCGCTCT includes the following:
- a CDS encoding YfhO family protein, with protein sequence MFFALTALILIGTWFGLWWARRRGRLSEDLDRDVLYLAVIALLAIGFFWRPLLAGDVWMPADGGDLASFLYPTYRFAADSLRQGILPLWNPHLYGGMPFIGDIQSGLLYPVYLLFYAMTPAFTYRHLEWLATFHFFLAGAAMYLFLRFMRRREHPEGRLRRLACLAGAVAFMFSDFFIVHFGNLNMIAVAAWMPLVFLLFHRSLEDRRPALAAWSGLTLGVATLAGHIQITLFIALVLAFWAVWAMGSRWRRKGVWRDILAPALYLVLTGAVAFGLSAPVLLPSLYHAGFTQRTAWSYSQTVQYSFAPGQFISLLVPTFFGRGPALHWGMWDRVETGYIGILPLLLAAAGVILRRERLGRFLLALAAGGFIVAMGLYALLHGWLYQLVPGMGQMRAPARFIVMFDFAVAGLCALGLDALLRPLPRRHRAVLARWWRVLSWLGLAAVFAVWCVVYLALLLSQDKDPTIFLRLSVSANGAGLFAVFTLGSLALFAARRYGRIRPATLGVLAVALIFFDLSSTGSYIDLGTKDPTSTFHHPEIIAFLKSDPSLFRIDARTGIDQFWQPDTALLYGLYDVSGIVNPLLPRDTARYWDGLGSRSTRLYDALNVKYVIAGKDVELDWSRFVPVFDGDPQLNVYLNTQALPRAWVVHQIITVDDHEEAYARIHAPGFEPAVTAVLEAPAEVEPPAGPDEVHILEMHPNRMVLQVRTGSKGLLVLSEVYYPGWKAWVNGKPAPVLCANYLFRAVPLPAGESLVVLRFSPITWWIGVALCGLTAAGLGIGLWAGKRRKTRA